The following are from one region of the Streptomyces fradiae genome:
- a CDS encoding sigma factor-like helix-turn-helix DNA-binding protein → MREPADGQTGEHARRTREFNAFAAGASGRLLHAATLLTTEPDRRNPLAQALLTAALAHTYAHWDRLRGEDPYEFTRSELATRFARTAWRHHKGRGGVLSALTPQERLVVVLRLYEGVAEEQTAALLGVPEDRVRAICARSVSTLRAAS, encoded by the coding sequence GTGCGAGAGCCCGCAGACGGCCAGACCGGCGAACACGCGCGGCGCACCCGGGAATTCAACGCGTTCGCGGCCGGGGCGTCGGGCCGGCTGCTGCATGCCGCGACGCTGCTCACCACCGAGCCGGACCGCCGCAATCCGCTCGCCCAGGCCCTGCTGACCGCCGCCCTGGCGCACACCTACGCCCACTGGGACCGGCTGCGCGGCGAGGACCCCTACGAGTTCACCCGCTCCGAGCTCGCCACCCGCTTCGCCCGCACCGCCTGGCGCCACCACAAGGGCCGCGGCGGGGTGCTCTCCGCGCTCACTCCGCAGGAACGCCTGGTCGTCGTGCTGCGGCTGTACGAGGGCGTCGCCGAGGAGCAGACCGCGGCGCTGCTCGGGGTGCCGGAGGACCGGGTGCGGGCCATCTGCGCCCGTTCCGTGAGCACCCTGCGGGCCGCCTCGTGA
- a CDS encoding MarR family winged helix-turn-helix transcriptional regulator, with protein MPTSQDMTTEFDPGLLDALQHQVAVFARRAEQTRLGGTGQLRNSMDRAAYLLLNRLDREGPMGVKALAAGMGIDSSTVTRQVAPLVDTGLVKRTSHPEDGRAVVLQLSPRGQARLEEVRASRRQLMVEVTEGWTPTERESFCALLTRFNTALSARQSGLPAPADPAASTS; from the coding sequence ATGCCCACATCTCAGGACATGACGACTGAGTTCGACCCCGGTCTCCTCGACGCCCTCCAGCACCAGGTGGCCGTCTTCGCCCGACGGGCCGAGCAGACCCGCCTCGGCGGCACCGGACAGCTCCGCAACTCCATGGACCGCGCCGCGTACCTGCTGCTCAACCGGCTCGACCGGGAGGGCCCGATGGGCGTGAAGGCGCTCGCCGCGGGCATGGGCATCGACTCGTCGACGGTGACCCGGCAGGTCGCCCCGCTCGTCGACACCGGCCTCGTCAAGCGCACCTCGCACCCCGAGGACGGGCGCGCGGTGGTGCTCCAGCTGTCGCCTCGCGGCCAGGCCCGTCTGGAGGAGGTCCGGGCCTCGCGCCGCCAGCTGATGGTGGAGGTCACCGAGGGGTGGACGCCCACCGAGCGCGAGTCCTTCTGCGCACTGCTCACCCGCTTCAACACCGCGCTCTCGGCCCGCCAGTCGGGGCTGCCCGCGCCCGCCGACCCGGCCGCGTCCACGTCGTGA